The genomic segment TGAGCAATGAAGTAATGACAAGAAACAGCGAGTGGATGAACCACATCGTGAACCACCTCAACCGAATGGTTGACAATTTTGAACGTGCCGTGATGAACTACCGCCCCATGCTTGGCGGTGAGCGGTTCATGACGGACAAGGAGCTTTGTGCCAGGCTGCAACTGAGCCGAAGAACCCTGCAGGACTACCGAAACAATGGTATTATCCCGTATATCCAGCTTGGCGGAAAGATACTCTACCGCGAGTCCGACATTCAGAAGATTCTGATGGCTAACTATCGTGAGGCGTACAGAATGAAGGGCTTGTAGGAGAAATACATGTCCTTGATGAGTGGGGTGAAATGAACAAGGCGACAACGTATAACTTACCGAGCGTGGTTGTTATAGGTTGTCGCCTCGTTTTATTGGCTATACCGAGTTGGTCGTGTTTGCCGAGTGTTCTCCCTATGGTCTGTATAAAATCTAATACCATGCTAAAACACTGCGGTGGTTCGCCCAAGTGGCTGGAGGCGCAAAGCCTCCAAGGAACGTTGCTTTATGGCAGGTCTATGCCATTGCATTCTCTGTAAAGATACAGACCAGTTTAGTGCGGCTTGTCTGTCTGCCGATGACGGACTGCATGATGAACTCCCGAAAGGCTCTGCTCTCAATGCTGTCAATACGGAAGGCTACCGCAATGACGAGTTCAAGGCTATACACATCATAGCTGATGCGGACGTTCTTCCTGACATGACGGCGTACACCCTGCTCTTTCAGAATGCCGTCCTTGAATACAGCCTTGACAGCCTTGCGCACATAGTAGCCGAATACATTATACATGTCGGCAATCTCCTGCATGGTCATCCATACTGTATCGGTCGGCATGGATACCGTTCCGCTCTCGCTGATAGTTATAACTCCTCTGTTCATTTCCCGTCCTCCTTATTTTTATTCTGGTCAGTTTCTTTTGTTTCTCTGCGCTGCATCAGCTTGTCCATGTCCTTGGATATCTTGTCATCGGTGACGACGGCATAGACCTGGGTGCTTCGCAGGTTGGAATGCCCCATCATCTTGGCGATGCTTTCCATTGATATGCCCGAAGTAACCATGTTTACTCCGAATGTATGTCTTGCAACGTGTGCGGTAAGGTTCTCATTTATACCCAAAGCCACACCGAGTGAATGAAATTCAAACCACATGGAATCACGTGAAGAAAGAGGGAAAACAGGTTTGCTATCATCCGCTGTATTGTATAGCGACATTATTTGTTCAGCTATCGGATGCAAGGGAATGAACGCTTCGTTGTTGGTCTTTGTTCTTTTCTCACGGATGTATTTTCTACCGTCTGCCGTCATCCCGATATGGTGTGGATACAGGTTACGTAAATCGACATAAGCCAAACCTGTAAGGCTGGAGAAAACAAACATTCTGCGTGCCAACTCTAAAGCCTTATCCTCCATAGGAGTCTCCATAATGAGCAGCAAGTCATTTCTGGATATATGTCTACGCTTTGGTGAGCCTTTCTTTTCATATCCGACATTTTCCAAGGGATTGAATTTCAGCAGACCTCTGTCAACAGCGATATAAACCAAGCGTTGCAGCCAACAAAGATTATGGTTCGTATTGGATGCACTATACCCTTTGCCAATCAAGAACAACTTATAAGATTTGCCAAATTCCTCAGTCAAATCTTCAAATGCAATGTCATTCATTCCTCGTAACCCGATGAACTCTCGCAAGTTTAGCTGCGATGTCTTAGATTGGCGATAAGAAGATGTTGAGTTAATACGGATAGAGCGCAGCCTAAGGCGTTCACGCTCCTCCTCGCCAGTGGCAAGCAATGTCATCGGGATAGTATTTGCATCAACAATAACATTCTTCAGAATCTCGGCGGTAACGATGCCCTTTTCCTTTGTTGCCTGCTCGTAGGCTTCGTCAATTCTTAGTCTGAACGCTTGCAGTTGTCCGTTCACTCTTGCATTCTTGGCTTCACCTTTTTTCGTGTCCCATTCTTCGGGAGCACAGTAAAGACCTGTTGCTATGGCTGACACTTTGCCGTCAATCGTGATACGGCAAAATATAGATGTGGTTCCGTCTGCCTTTACTCTGCCACGGTTGATATAATAAAACTGCTTGTATGTACTTCTCATTGTTATGTTCCTTTCTTTTTTTGTGATAATATTACAGGACAAACTTGAAGTCCTTGTTGGCTTCGATGAACTTGTCCATATCCTCAAATAGCTTTTTCGGGGTGACACGTGCATAGATTTGCGTGGTCTGAATGTTGTTGTGACCAAGCATTTTGCTGATAGTCTCTATTGGAACACCTTCTTCGAGCGTAACGAGCGATGCGAAACTGTGCCGTCCAACATGATAGACCAAATCCATACTTATGCCAGATAGTACTCGGAGACTTTTCATGTTACCTCTCAGCACTCGAAATTCCTGTGGCGGTAAAAGAGTAGGTCTTGTCGGGTCTTTGTATTTCTCCAACATGGCAAGCGCCTCTGGCAGCAGCTTCACACGTGCAAGCATCTTGTTCTTCTTTCTATGGTATTTCAGCCAAAGGCTGCCCTCCTCATCACGAAAGAGGTTTTCTTCCGTGATGGAAACCGTATCGGCATAAGCCGTGCCTGTATAGCAAGCGAAAAGAAAAAGGTCACGGGTCAAAGCCAACGATTTTCTTCGCTCTGGTATTTCGAGGTCACGAATTTTCAGGAAGTCCTCACGTGTCAATGCCTTTGGTGGATTCTCTTTCTTTTGAGGTAGCTTGAAGTGCATGAAATGATAACGCTCGGAGTGTCCTGCCTTGAAAGCTATTCGGCAGGTCTTCTTCAAGATGGCGAGATAGTGGCGGACTGTATCAAGTGCAAGACCTCTCTCGTCCAAGCAAAAGCCCATGTACTCACGGATAAACTGCTCGTCAAGCTCACCGAATGCCACATCGTCAGTTCCATAACGCTTCTTGACGAACAATACCAATGTCAGGCGAGTGTACTGGTAGTTTGGCAGCGTGCCTTTCTTGTAGTCGATGCCGATTCTTGACTCAATGTCCGCAATGATGGCGTCAAGCTGCTTCAACAAGGTCATCTGAGTGTCTGCACTGCATTGAAACAGATCCTTTATCGCCTTTGCGTCAAAATCCGTCTTGCGCTCCACAAGTGACTCGTAGGCTGAGTTTATTGCCAGCAACAGCTTGTCAATCTTGGCGTTCACTTCCACAGCCTCCTTGCTCTTGCCGTCAAGTCTGCTCTCACGTGGATTCCATAACTTTGGCGTACATGACAACTTGCAACCGAACTGCGCCATTGTTCGGTTGAGGGTGATGCGTCCCATGATGGGAGCCTTACCGTTCTTGTCCAATCCGCTCTTTTTGAGGTAGAGCAGCACCTTGAATTTTTCAACTTTCATCTGCTTACTTTTTTAGTTTGCAAAAATAATCAATCAGTAAGCATTCTCCGTCATTGAAAGTTGTGCAGAACAGTGCAACAAACACTGGTGACAAACTATTTGTTTTTCACCTCGTTAGCAGTGTTGGTTTCGGTAACTGACCGCTAACGGTTTGGTAACTGAAATAACTCAATATCCTGCTCGGCTTTGCTTTGCAGACAATTGGCAGAATTATGAAATATTGCTCATTCTCAACCACTTGCAGTTCATTCCTCTCATATTCACTTTCCGTTGCTTTTGCTTAAATTGTGCATAATAACCGACATACCTTTGCCACCCAGGCACTTGCCATGGGAGTAGATATCTATACCATATCGCAACTACTGGGCCATACCCACATCAGCACCACCCAGGTATATGTTCACTCCCTGCTGCAGAAAAAGCAGGAAGCCATCCGGCTGATTGCTGGTATGGCGGCATAAAGAAAAGAATAATAGCAAACATAGTCACCCGCACTTCACTTTTACCTTTGCACTCGGAAACAAGTTTAAACGAATTGGTTAACGGGTGTTAAGGTGAACTATAAAATGCTCTAGAATATCACTATCATTTGACTCAGTCCTTCGCCAAGCCAAATGTTTTCTTGTATCCATTTAATATTAAAATGTTAATAATATGGATAAAGAACTGTATTTTGGCGTAGATGTCTCCAAGAAGACTCTCGACCTTGCTTATTATGATGGTGAAGCCATCGATTGGAAGAATGCCCATATTCAGGTGAGCAATGATGATGCTGGATTCAAAAAGATTGGCTCCTGGGTTGCAAAGGTAGGAAAAGACTTTGCTACCTTTTTGTTCTGTATGGAATATACTGGACTTTATAATCAAAACTTCAGATTATGGCTGGAATCCAAAGAATATATCTATGGTATGGTGGAACCTCGCAAAATGCATCGCTTCGAGCCAGACTTGGATGATGACCAGCGCTCTCTAGACCGTATCAAGACTGATGAACTGGATGCTTTCAGAATAGCAATCTATTGTGAGCAGAACCACAAGAAGATTCTTCGCAATCCCTCCAAACTTCCTTCATCTGTCTATTTCAAGTTGAAGAGATTGCTGGCTGAGCGTAAGCAGAACACCAAACAGTCTGTTCTTTACAAGCAACAGCTTCATGATATCTGCGCATACGACACAGACTTATCCGTTGAACGCAAGAAACTCCTGCTGAAGAACATGCAGGAAAACCAGAAAGCAATAGACAAGGAGATTGACAGCTACATGAATGAAGATACAAGCATCAGAAAGAATTACAATCTGCTGACCTCCATTCCTGGCATTGGTCGCATCATAGCGTTGGAAACCATTGTATTGACGGAAAATTTCACTGCAATCAGCAATCCTCGCAAATATGCCTGTTACATAGGAATAGCCCCTTTTAAAAAGGAATCTGGTACCTCAGTAAGAAAGAAAACGGGTGTTTCCAAGAAAGGCTTTTCTGAAGCCAAGGCAGACTTATCCATAGCTGTCCTTTCCGCCATAAGGAACAATCCTTCAATAAGAGACTATTGGATACGCAAGAGAAAGGAAAAATGCGGTGGCATCGTACTCAATGCCATCAAGTTCAAGCTAGTCCTTCGTATGTTTGCCGTGATAAAGCGTGGAACACCATATGTGGAGACAGATGCATATAAGAACTAAAATGCAGCAAAAGTGAACTATCGCACTTCTTAGAGCATAACTATTTCCCGACTAAGTCTTTTGTCTGCGTTTTTTTCACTACCTTTGCCGGAGCATCTGAAATGGAAGGAACTCCGGACGGGGGTAGTGAACTATTTTGTCTTAGACAAAGACCTTTCCCTGATCTAGTCTCCCCAGCCTGAAATGCCAGGTCAAGTGCCGTTTAGGGAATTAGCCGTGGAAGCTTTTAAAAGATGTGGCTTACCCTGACATAGAGAGCTCCTTCCTGCAAAATGCGGTACAAAGGTATGAAAAATAAATCATTTATCGGCATCGACATCTCAAAAAATGTCATTGACGTATCAATTTTCTGTGAAGAAGCCCCAATTAAGGACTTTTCTCACGATGTATTCAACAATTCCCGCAAGGGATTTGGCGAAATGTGCACATGGCTCAAGAAGAATCATGTGGTTCTCTCGAACTGTCTCTTTGGAATGGAGTTCACCGGCAGCTATTCCATGGAACTGGAGAAGTTTCTTAATGCCAGGAACTATCAGTTCTGCATGCTCTCCACCCATGTGGTAAAGCATTATCCCATGGAACCCAAGGACAAGAGCGACAAGATTGACTCTGCCAAGATTGCAGACTTTCTCTATCGCTATAATGGTACCGAATGTGTCAAGCCTTATAAAATGCCTGACAAGACCATGCAGAGACTCAAGGCACTGATGAATGAGCGTAAGTTCCTGGTGGAACAGCGTACATGCTTCATGAACAGAAGACAGCTGTGCACCACAAAGGAAGATGCCCAGTTATATGATGGCTACATCAAGAAATTCAGCCGTGACATTGATAACATCGAGTTGGAAGAGCAGAAGTTGCTGGCTACAGACGATAGCCTTTTGGCTACTTACAAGAATCTTCTGACAATACCAGGAGTCGGCTTCGTCAATGCCATAAATGTCATTGTCATTACCCGAAACTTTACCGCATTTGAAACAGCAAGGCAATATGCCAGTTATGTCGGCGTGGCACCGCACTCCCACACTTCAGGCACCAGTGTGAGATGGCGTCCCCGACCTTCAGCACGCTGTGATGGTCAGGCGAAAGCGGATCTATCCATGGCGGCCACAGTTGCTGTACAATATGATGCAGAGTTACAATCATTTTATAACCGTAAATTAGGAGGTAAGCAAGATTCAGACACTAAACGCAAGGCATTGAATGCCGTTAAGTTCAAACTTGTTCTCAGAATGTTCGCCATAGGTAAGCAGAACAGAAAATGGGAACCGTTGGATTCAAAGAGCAGCAATGAAAAACTTGCAATATCATAAGTCCGAAACAAGTGAACTATAGCAGTCTGTGCTACTGCCATTTAGAGTCTTGTAAAGACACAAACACGGATAACTAATTAGGAATCTAGCCACACGCTATTAAAAGAACGAGTTCCGTGTTGATTTGTAACAGAAAAATCATTTTTGACCATTTCTGCTACCGATATTTTAGTGCCTGTATGCTTCAAAACGCCTCTTTTATATTTATTAACACAAAAAATTGCTCAAAAATTTGGCTATGTCTTAGGAATCGGGAAAACGACAAGGGTCTATATGCCACGATGAACAGGTGGCATATAGACCCTTCTTACTTTCCGGTATCTTTGATTCTCAAGAATCAAAAAAACTTATTTTTTCTCCTCTGGAACCAGGAACTTATCGCCACTCTGCTTGACAAGCTGCTTGGCAAACTTCTCTGGATAACCAGGACGAACTGGAGTAGCACCCAAACCGTATGGAGTCTTCTTGAAGGTACCATTCTTATCGGTTGGCTTGATAATCATATCATTGTACTTCACCACCATGAACTCGAAAAGCTGGTTCCAGCGAGCCAACATCTGCTGAGCCTTCTCAACACTGTAGTCGTTGAGATACTTCACGGCAGCCTGTGGGTTCTGGGCATAAAGCTCCTGAGCCTTCTTCTCTACACCTGCCTGAGCAGCGAAATAGCTGTTGGTCAAGCTATCACGAACCTCCTTCAAGGTTGGGAACATCAAGCTGTAACGAGGATAAACCATGTTGCTGGTCATATTGCAAACCCAGTAAGCATTCTTCTTACTGAAATGCAAGGCATCAACACCAGGAGTATTATAGCACTCAGGACGCTCGGTCATAGAGCAATATACAGGAGTGAACGCAGCCATGTTGGCATCATCGTTGGCAAACCAGAACACGCCACCAATCTCTCTTGGCAACCATGAACGCATCTGGCTCACGAATACGAAACCACTCTGCTGAGTGCTGACAGGACGCTCGTTGAAATACTGCTTGCCATCCACCTTGTACATCAATGGTGTAGGACGATAAGGCATCTCCCAGATACCACCGCCGATATCAGAACCGTCGGCTACAGAAAGAGGAGTACCCTCGTAATGGTCGCGCATCACATTCTCTACATCCTGTACGCTCACCTTCTTGTTAGGAACCACCCAGAGAGGCATATCCTGCGCATCAGGATTCTTGCCGAGTGCCCAATCCAGATAAGGACTCATATCATAGAAGTGGTTCAGCATCGCCCAGGCACGGGCATCGCAGAAACGGCGACCTGAGAAATCAGGCTTCGCATACGCCATCTTCCAAGAGAAATCAGCATCCTTGCCCTTGAACCAGCCCTTGCTGCGAGCAAAAGATACCACATCCTTGGCATACATCACATTCTTCTTGTCCTTCATATTGAACTTGCCGATGCGGCTCTGGTTGGCATGTGCACAGATGGCATCATCCGGAATGCGGAGTGCTACCCATACTGCACCCTTGGAATCGGCACCCTTACCCATCATCTCCATGATCCAAGCCTCTTTAGGATCGCAGATGGTAAAGGTTTCGCCTTCTGAATTATAACCATAGGTATTGGCGAGGGTGGTCATCACCTTGATAGCCTCGCGTGCCGATTTACTGCGCTGGAGAGCTACATAGATGAGTGAACCGTAGTCCATGATACCGGTAGAATCCACCATCTCCTCACGACCGCCATAGGTAGTCTCGCCGATGGTAACCTGCCATTCATTCATATTGCCAATCACATTATAAGTCTCGGCAGCCTCCGGAATCTCACCATGATATTTATTGGTATCCCAATCGTAAATCTTACGCATCTCGCCCTTGGCGTGCTTAGCCGCAGGATAATGGCAGAGGTACTGGAACATACCATAATCGTCGGCACTGTAAGAACACATCACCGAACCATCTACTGATGCCTTCTTGCCCACGATGAAGTTACTGCAGGCCTCAGCCTCTGAGACACTGCCCAACATAGCCACAGCCATCAGGGCTGAAGCGAAAATCTTATTCATAATAAATATATATCTTTATTTATATTAATCGCAAGCCTTGAAACTCATATCCAAGCCCTTCACACTATGTGTCAAGGCACCAACTGAGATGAAATCAACCCCCTGCTCTGCATAATCGCGGATGGTATCGTAAGTGATACCGCCAGAAGACTCAGTCTCATACTTACCTGCGATGATGTCTACTGCCTTCTTAGTATCAGGCACAGAGAAGTTATCGAGCATGATACGATTTACACCACCATGCTTCAATACCTGGTCAAGTTCATCGAAACTGCGAACCTCGATTTCAATCTTCAGGTCGAGGCCCTTCTCCTTCAGATAAGCATGGCAACGGTCGATAGCATTGTCGATGCCACCGGCGAAATCGATATGGTTATCTTTCAAGAGAATCATATCAAAAAGACCGATACGGTGGTTCATACCACCACCAATCTTTACAGCCTGCTTCTCCAACATGCGAAGACCTGGAGTTGTCTTACGGGTATCAAGGATATGAGTCTTTGTACCCTCAAGACGCTTTACATACTTAGCAGTCATGGTAGCAATGCCACTCATACGCTGCATGATATTGAGCATCAAACGCTCTGTCTGGAGCAAAGAACGGGTCTTACCCTCTACAATCATTGCAATGTCACCCTTCTTAACATGGGTTCCATCCTGAAGCAACACTTCTACCTTCATGGTAGGATCAAAACGGGCAAATACCTTCTTTGCCATTTCAACACCTGCCAACACACCATCTTCCTTGATAAGCAAGTGGCTCTTACCCATGGCGTCTTCTGGGATACAACACAAAGTTGTGTGGTCGCCATCACCGATATCCTCAGCAAATGCCAAGTCTATCAACTTGTCTTCTAATTGATCTACGCTTAACATATTATTAATGTTTATGTTTAATGTTTATTGATTACTTTTCCGTTCCACAGGGCACGGAGGATGCCTTCCTCATCGCGTTCCACCCGGATTTCGCCGCCTAACCATTCGGTCATCGGCAACTCCTCGCGAAACTCGAAGTAGTTCACCACCCTGCCCTCTTGTATTTCTACCACAGCCTGCTGCAATATCGAGCCATCCGGCAATATCACCTGATGGGCTCCGCATCTTCTCATTTCAGCCATATCTTAAACATCCAGACTAATTACTCGTCATCTGAATAGGTTTATCAGGCATAGGAACCGGTGCACTGGTCGGAGGCGCCAAAGCTCCATCCGGACGTGCTGGAACACTCGGACCTGGTATACGGGTCTTACGAGCAGTATCTACTTTTGCCGAATCAGAAGATGCTGCAGAAGAAGAAACCGGTGCTACCTTTTTAGGATGCATACGGATGAGACGAATCTTATTGACAAACATCAGTTTAAGAGTCGTCAAAGAACCGGCATCAGAACTGAAGCCACCCTCACTCAACATAAAGTACCCCTTTATACATTTGACTCCAAGGCTGTCATTATCAGCGAGTTCCACACTATAGTGCTGAGCACTCTGAATATGAATTACAGTCTGTGCCACACTATCGTTCTTGAACTGAACAGCCAGCAAAGCGATACCATCACGCATACCATCCTGGAAGATAAACTGCGATTCGAAATCAAGACGGAACCGGTCACCCTTATGGAAAGCAGTATCAGCTTCAATTTTAAAACTGCGACTGTTGAAGCCCTCATCAGGCGAGAATACCATCGAAGTAGCATCCTTCCAGATATTGGCAGTATCGCCAACAGCAGTAAGATTGTCAAAATCACTATTTCCTGCACTGTTTCCACCCAATGCAACCACCTCTTTATCCAATCTTTCAGCCAAATCCTTATACACATCATGCAGCAATTCTGTATGGCGCATATAATAAACCATCGAACTGTCGAAGTCTGCCGAGGTGACATCATGTTTCTTCAGTACAGCCTCGCGATAAGCCAGACTATTCTTCTCACTACCACCGTCTTCGCTCTGCGCCATAGCAAGAGCGATGTGATAATCGAAGAGAATATCCGTCATCTTTCCTTTAGAGAGCACATCTTTTGGCAGCGAAGGCTTGCAAGAAGCAAAGGCTGCACAAAAGGTTACTATCCAACAGAGATAAAGAAAAGCTTTCTTCATGATTACTTGTCCTCCTTATTTTCTTGAGATTGAGACTTTATCTTTTCTTCAGCAGTTTCAATAAAAGAAGAATCTTTAACCTTCTTCTCCTTATCACCACCTCCGAGAGTTTCCAGTTCTTTTCTACAGAAAAGCAAGAGGGAAATGATGCCGACTGATACACAGGAATCTGCAAAATTGAATACAGGATCGAAGAATGTACCATGCTGTCCACCCCAGAAAGGGAACCATTCAGGCCATGTATAGGTGAAGAACGGAAAGCGGAACATATCAACCACCTTGCCCATGAGCACGGGTGCATACCCCTCGCCGAAAGGCACAAGATAAGATACATAATAAGGTGAAGCACCGGTGAAGATAAGTCCGTAGAAGATTGAATCAATCATATTGCCGATTGCACCCGTCAGAACCAGCGCCACCAAAATGATGTATAACAAGCGATAGGTACCACGCTTAATGATGCGATGCAGATAAATGCTCAACGCACAGATGGCTACCAGGCGCAACAGACTTAGCCAGAACTTGCCGATAAACGACATACCCCAAGCCATTCCGTTGTTCTCAACAAATTCGATATAAAACCAATCAGTAACACGAACAGACTCGCCAAGGCAAAAATGGGTCTTGATGTACACCTTGATAATCTGATCGATAACAAGAAGCACAACCACCATTGCCGTGACGAGCCATCCGTATTTAATTTTACTTGTTTTCTCCATTTATTACTTCTTTCTAGCCTCCTTAGAAGCTACACTCAAAGTGGCATGAGGTACAGCACGCAAACGCTCCTTAGGAATCAACTCGCCTGTTTCGCGGTCAATACCATAGGTCTTGTTCTGGATACGAACCAAAGCTGCTTCCAATCCCTTAATGAACTTCTGCTGACGCTGAGCCATCTGGATGATTTCTTCCTTGCTTTGTGCTTCACTACCCTCCTCAAGAGCCTTGTAGGTTGGTGATGTATCTACCACATCATTACTGTCTGAGTGGTTCAGCTGAGCCATACAATCATGATAAGTCTGCTTTGCCACCTTCAATTTCTCATCAATGATAGCGCGGAACTCCTCGAGTTCCTGATCGCTATAACGTAGTTTTTCGTTAGCCATAGATGTTATCTATTATGTTATTTGTTAATGTTTTTAGGGAATAAGGGCTAGAAAGTTAGAAGCAAGCAGTTTGGAAATGCTCCTAACTTCTAACTCCTAACTCCTAACTATTTAATTCTTCTCTACGAGAATGTTCAACTTAAAGTCATCAAACTCGGTCTCAACACCTGCGTTGTCGCCGATTTCGATGCTGTCTGCCAATACCTGACCCTTGATGTAGTCGGCGAATGCCTCGATGGCTGCGTCAGTCTCCTCATTAGGAGCCACAGTTACGTTGATGCGGTCGGTAATCTCCAGACCAGTCTCCTTGCGGAGGTTCTGGATACGGTTGATCAACTCACGAGCCATTCCCTCCTTCTTCAATTCTGGGGTCAACTCTACCTCAAGCGCTACGGTCAGATT from the Segatella copri genome contains:
- the nadC gene encoding carboxylating nicotinate-nucleotide diphosphorylase, which translates into the protein MLSVDQLEDKLIDLAFAEDIGDGDHTTLCCIPEDAMGKSHLLIKEDGVLAGVEMAKKVFARFDPTMKVEVLLQDGTHVKKGDIAMIVEGKTRSLLQTERLMLNIMQRMSGIATMTAKYVKRLEGTKTHILDTRKTTPGLRMLEKQAVKIGGGMNHRIGLFDMILLKDNHIDFAGGIDNAIDRCHAYLKEKGLDLKIEIEVRSFDELDQVLKHGGVNRIMLDNFSVPDTKKAVDIIAGKYETESSGGITYDTIRDYAEQGVDFISVGALTHSVKGLDMSFKACD
- a CDS encoding IS110 family transposase, with product MDKELYFGVDVSKKTLDLAYYDGEAIDWKNAHIQVSNDDAGFKKIGSWVAKVGKDFATFLFCMEYTGLYNQNFRLWLESKEYIYGMVEPRKMHRFEPDLDDDQRSLDRIKTDELDAFRIAIYCEQNHKKILRNPSKLPSSVYFKLKRLLAERKQNTKQSVLYKQQLHDICAYDTDLSVERKKLLLKNMQENQKAIDKEIDSYMNEDTSIRKNYNLLTSIPGIGRIIALETIVLTENFTAISNPRKYACYIGIAPFKKESGTSVRKKTGVSKKGFSEAKADLSIAVLSAIRNNPSIRDYWIRKRKEKCGGIVLNAIKFKLVLRMFAVIKRGTPYVETDAYKN
- a CDS encoding dipeptidase; protein product: MNKIFASALMAVAMLGSVSEAEACSNFIVGKKASVDGSVMCSYSADDYGMFQYLCHYPAAKHAKGEMRKIYDWDTNKYHGEIPEAAETYNVIGNMNEWQVTIGETTYGGREEMVDSTGIMDYGSLIYVALQRSKSAREAIKVMTTLANTYGYNSEGETFTICDPKEAWIMEMMGKGADSKGAVWVALRIPDDAICAHANQSRIGKFNMKDKKNVMYAKDVVSFARSKGWFKGKDADFSWKMAYAKPDFSGRRFCDARAWAMLNHFYDMSPYLDWALGKNPDAQDMPLWVVPNKKVSVQDVENVMRDHYEGTPLSVADGSDIGGGIWEMPYRPTPLMYKVDGKQYFNERPVSTQQSGFVFVSQMRSWLPREIGGVFWFANDDANMAAFTPVYCSMTERPECYNTPGVDALHFSKKNAYWVCNMTSNMVYPRYSLMFPTLKEVRDSLTNSYFAAQAGVEKKAQELYAQNPQAAVKYLNDYSVEKAQQMLARWNQLFEFMVVKYNDMIIKPTDKNGTFKKTPYGLGATPVRPGYPEKFAKQLVKQSGDKFLVPEEKK
- a CDS encoding IS110 family transposase codes for the protein MKNKSFIGIDISKNVIDVSIFCEEAPIKDFSHDVFNNSRKGFGEMCTWLKKNHVVLSNCLFGMEFTGSYSMELEKFLNARNYQFCMLSTHVVKHYPMEPKDKSDKIDSAKIADFLYRYNGTECVKPYKMPDKTMQRLKALMNERKFLVEQRTCFMNRRQLCTTKEDAQLYDGYIKKFSRDIDNIELEEQKLLATDDSLLATYKNLLTIPGVGFVNAINVIVITRNFTAFETARQYASYVGVAPHSHTSGTSVRWRPRPSARCDGQAKADLSMAATVAVQYDAELQSFYNRKLGGKQDSDTKRKALNAVKFKLVLRMFAIGKQNRKWEPLDSKSSNEKLAIS
- a CDS encoding tyrosine-type recombinase/integrase — protein: MHNNRHTFATQALAMGVDIYTISQLLGHTHISTTQVYVHSLLQKKQEAIRLIAGMAA
- a CDS encoding lipoprotein signal peptidase, with product MEKTSKIKYGWLVTAMVVVLLVIDQIIKVYIKTHFCLGESVRVTDWFYIEFVENNGMAWGMSFIGKFWLSLLRLVAICALSIYLHRIIKRGTYRLLYIILVALVLTGAIGNMIDSIFYGLIFTGASPYYVSYLVPFGEGYAPVLMGKVVDMFRFPFFTYTWPEWFPFWGGQHGTFFDPVFNFADSCVSVGIISLLLFCRKELETLGGGDKEKKVKDSSFIETAEEKIKSQSQENKEDK
- a CDS encoding DUF4296 domain-containing protein is translated as MKKAFLYLCWIVTFCAAFASCKPSLPKDVLSKGKMTDILFDYHIALAMAQSEDGGSEKNSLAYREAVLKKHDVTSADFDSSMVYYMRHTELLHDVYKDLAERLDKEVVALGGNSAGNSDFDNLTAVGDTANIWKDATSMVFSPDEGFNSRSFKIEADTAFHKGDRFRLDFESQFIFQDGMRDGIALLAVQFKNDSVAQTVIHIQSAQHYSVELADNDSLGVKCIKGYFMLSEGGFSSDAGSLTTLKLMFVNKIRLIRMHPKKVAPVSSSAASSDSAKVDTARKTRIPGPSVPARPDGALAPPTSAPVPMPDKPIQMTSN
- a CDS encoding helix-turn-helix domain-containing protein; the encoded protein is MSNEVMTRNSEWMNHIVNHLNRMVDNFERAVMNYRPMLGGERFMTDKELCARLQLSRRTLQDYRNNGIIPYIQLGGKILYRESDIQKILMANYREAYRMKGL
- a CDS encoding site-specific integrase, coding for MRSTYKQFYYINRGRVKADGTTSIFCRITIDGKVSAIATGLYCAPEEWDTKKGEAKNARVNGQLQAFRLRIDEAYEQATKEKGIVTAEILKNVIVDANTIPMTLLATGEEERERLRLRSIRINSTSSYRQSKTSQLNLREFIGLRGMNDIAFEDLTEEFGKSYKLFLIGKGYSASNTNHNLCWLQRLVYIAVDRGLLKFNPLENVGYEKKGSPKRRHISRNDLLLIMETPMEDKALELARRMFVFSSLTGLAYVDLRNLYPHHIGMTADGRKYIREKRTKTNNEAFIPLHPIAEQIMSLYNTADDSKPVFPLSSRDSMWFEFHSLGVALGINENLTAHVARHTFGVNMVTSGISMESIAKMMGHSNLRSTQVYAVVTDDKISKDMDKLMQRRETKETDQNKNKEDGK
- a CDS encoding tyrosine-type recombinase/integrase: MKVEKFKVLLYLKKSGLDKNGKAPIMGRITLNRTMAQFGCKLSCTPKLWNPRESRLDGKSKEAVEVNAKIDKLLLAINSAYESLVERKTDFDAKAIKDLFQCSADTQMTLLKQLDAIIADIESRIGIDYKKGTLPNYQYTRLTLVLFVKKRYGTDDVAFGELDEQFIREYMGFCLDERGLALDTVRHYLAILKKTCRIAFKAGHSERYHFMHFKLPQKKENPPKALTREDFLKIRDLEIPERRKSLALTRDLFLFACYTGTAYADTVSITEENLFRDEEGSLWLKYHRKKNKMLARVKLLPEALAMLEKYKDPTRPTLLPPQEFRVLRGNMKSLRVLSGISMDLVYHVGRHSFASLVTLEEGVPIETISKMLGHNNIQTTQIYARVTPKKLFEDMDKFIEANKDFKFVL
- a CDS encoding TraR/DksA family transcriptional regulator, with translation MANEKLRYSDQELEEFRAIIDEKLKVAKQTYHDCMAQLNHSDSNDVVDTSPTYKALEEGSEAQSKEEIIQMAQRQQKFIKGLEAALVRIQNKTYGIDRETGELIPKERLRAVPHATLSVASKEARKK